The genome window TATCTTCAGATCAGGAAAAGAACCGCTCCTCTTCATAGAGGCAGCGGTTCTTTTTTTACGAATAATGTGAGGTTTCTTTTCCATTGCTAAGGGGAAACCTACAGGTTAACGAGAGAGTGACTTGTTTTTTTTGTTTTTAATCATGTATAATGATGTCAAGTGACTGGGTGCGGTATTTTTTTGAAATTGAAAGCGACATCGTTTCGTGGTGTGGCTTTGCGGTGAAAAAGGAAGGAACGGCTAAGAGGGAATTTTCAACTCCAACTTGTTGGTAAAAGGGAATAACTTCGAAGAACTTCTTCCAAATATCGTGAATAAAGGTGTTCTTTTGCATTCATCCCAATAGATGGGCATGTGATGTATGGACTACTTTTCTTAACTTACAATAAATAATAAGGTACGACGTCCAACTACCATAGGAGGTTTAGATTCATTTGTCTAAGAAAAATAATAACGATAAACTGATGATTTTTGCTTTGGGCGGCGTAGGCGAGATTGGTAAAAACATGTACGTCATCCAATACGCCAACGACATTGTAGTCGTAGATGCTGGTCTGAAATTCCCTGAAGAAGATATGCTTGGTATTGATATTGTCATCCCTGACATTTCTTACCTGACTGAGAACCGTGACAAAGTAAGAGGAATTATCCTTACTCACGGACATGAGGATCACATTGGTGGTCTGCCATATGTTCTCAAACATCTGAATGTTCCTGTATACGGAACAAGACTTACGCTTGGACTTGTAGAGAACAAGTTGAAAGAAGCGAATTTGCTAGGTGAAACAAAACGTATTCTGATTGATGCGGATTCCGAGATTCAACTTGGAACTGCATTGAAAGCTTCGTTCTTCGCTACTAATCATAGTATTCCGGATTCTGTTGGTGTATGTGTCGAAACACCGGAAGGTGCAGTTGTTCACACAGGTGACTTCAAATTCGACCACACGCCAGTCAATGGTCAATATGCAGATCTTCAGCGTATGGCACAGATCGGAACAAATGGCGTGCTTGCGCTGTTGTCTGACAGTACGAACGCTGAGAAACCTGGATTCACACCATCGGAGAAAAATGTGGGTATCGTTCTGGAAGATATCTTCCGTAAAGCAAGTCAACGTGTTGTCGTAGCGACATTTGCTTCCAACGTACACCGTATCCAACAGGTGATCAATGCAGCAGAAGTGACTGGACGTAAAGTTGCAGTTATTGGACGCAGCATGGTGAATGTGGTGGGTATTGCTTCTGAACTGGGTTACCTTGAGATTCCGGATGGCATGATCATTGAACCTGAAGAAGTAGGCAAGATGGCTGCAGATCGTGTCGTGATTCTCTGCACAGGAAGTCAAGGAGAGCCAATGTCAGCACTGACACGTATGGCTCGTTCCACGCACCGTAAAGTGGACATCCTGCCAGGCGACACTGTCATTATCGCGGCAACACCGGTTCCAGGTAACGAAAAATATGTAGGCCGTACGATTGATGAACTGTTCCGTCTGGGCGCTAACGTGCATTACAGCGGTGCTAACAGTG of Paenibacillus sp. FSL R5-0517 contains these proteins:
- a CDS encoding ribonuclease J — its product is MSKKNNNDKLMIFALGGVGEIGKNMYVIQYANDIVVVDAGLKFPEEDMLGIDIVIPDISYLTENRDKVRGIILTHGHEDHIGGLPYVLKHLNVPVYGTRLTLGLVENKLKEANLLGETKRILIDADSEIQLGTALKASFFATNHSIPDSVGVCVETPEGAVVHTGDFKFDHTPVNGQYADLQRMAQIGTNGVLALLSDSTNAEKPGFTPSEKNVGIVLEDIFRKASQRVVVATFASNVHRIQQVINAAEVTGRKVAVIGRSMVNVVGIASELGYLEIPDGMIIEPEEVGKMAADRVVILCTGSQGEPMSALTRMARSTHRKVDILPGDTVIIAATPVPGNEKYVGRTIDELFRLGANVHYSGANSGVHVSGHGSQEELKLMLNLMKPKFFLPIHGEFRMQRRHAVLAESVGVEPENIFITDIGEVIEIQGGAARRAGKVTAGNVLIDGLGVGDVGNIVLRDRKLLSQDGILVVVVTLSKQDGKIVSGPDIISRGFVYVRESEGLLDEANRIVSSTLQKLMSENVNEWASLKTNVKDALGRFLYEQTRRRPMILPIIMEV